A stretch of Buteo buteo chromosome 9, bButBut1.hap1.1, whole genome shotgun sequence DNA encodes these proteins:
- the CCR7 gene encoding C-C chemokine receptor type 7 → MDGGKQLKVTLVFSLPLIFQFCTGNNVTDDYDSNTTIDYTMFETLCEKEEVRNFRAAFLPAMYSLICFTGLLGNGLVMLTYIYFKRLKTMTDIYLLNLALADILFLLTLPFWATSAAMHWLFGEFACKAVYCICKMSFFSGMLLLLSISIDRYFAIVQAASAHRFRPRMIFISKVTCILIWLLAFILSIPELVHSGVNNSDNHPRCSIIANDLQTFNTGIKVSQMVFGFLFPLVVMSVCYLIIIKTLLQARNFEKNKAIKVIIAVVIVFVVFQLPYNGVMLAKTISAFNHTSSCEESKQLDMADDVTYTLACFRCCLNPFLYAFIGVKFRNDLFKLLKELGCLSQERLWQLSTCRESKRFSFAMETETTTTFSP, encoded by the exons ATGGATGGTG GCAAGCAGTTAAAGGTCACCCTTGTTTTCAGCCTTCCTCTAATTTTTCAG TTCTGCACCGGGAACAACGTCACCGATGACTATGACTCCAACACAACCATCGACTACACCATGTTCGAGACCCTGTGCGAGAAAGAAGAAGTCCGTAACTTCCgtgctgccttcctcccagccATGTACTCCCTCATCTGCTTCACGGGACTGCTGGGGAATGGGCTGGTGATGCTCACCTACATCTACTTCAAAAGGCTCAAGACCATGACGGACATCTATTTGCTAAACCTGGCTCTGGCAGACATCCTTTTCCTGCTGACCCTCCCCTTTTGGGCCACAAGTGCAGCCATGCACTGGCTTTTTGGGGAGTTTGCCTGCAAAGCCGTCTACTGCATCTGCAAAATGAGTTTCTTCAGCGGGATGCTGCTCCTCCTGTCCATCAGCATCGACAGGTACTTTGCCATTGTTCAGGCTGCTTCAGCCCACCGCTTTCGTCCCCGCATGATATTCATTAGCAAGGTCACATGCATCCTCATTTGGCTCCTGGCCTTCATCCTCTCCATCCCCGAGCTGGTTCACAGCGGTGTAAATAATTCGGACAACCATCCCCGTTGTTCCATCATCGCTAACGACTTGCAGACCTTCAACACTGGCATCAAAGTGTCCCAGATGGTTTTTGGCTTCTTATTTCCCCTAGTCGTCATGTCTGTCTGCTACCTCATCATCATCAAAACATTACTCCAGGCCCGCAACTTCGAGAAGAATAAAGCCATCAAGGTCATCATCGCTGTGGTAATTGTCTTTGTTGTCTTCCAGCTGCCCTACAATGGTGTCATGCTGGCCAAGACCATCTCAGCCTTCAACCACACCAGCTCGTGTGAGGAGAGCAAGCAGCTTGACATGGCAGATGACGTGACCTACACTCTGGCCTGCTTCCGATGCTGCCTCAATCCTTTCCTCTACGCCTTCATCGGTGTCAAATTCCGCAATGACCTCTTCAAGCTTCTGAAGGAGCTGGGCTGCCTGAGCCAGGAGCGCCTCTGGCAGCTGTCCACCTGCCGCGAGAGCAAGAGGTTTTCCTTTGCCATGGAGACAGAGACAACTACCACCTTCTCCCCATGA